CTGTCTTCCGCTTGTTCTTGCACAAGATAACTCTGGAGCGACTGCAGCACCGGCAGGTGGGTATCGACCGCGACGATGCGCTGGAAGCCCGAGTGCAGAAGGTGCTCTGTGAATCGGCCGTCCCCGCAGCCAACATCTATGACCACCGAGCTACGTGGGTTCACATCAGACAAGTACTCGGAAATAACCTCCTCTAAGTAGCCGGTTTCCCAGTATGCCAAGTGGAACTTCTGCCGAGACAGCTCCCTCAGTGCAGCTCCTTTTGGCATCTTGTTGTGGAAACTGAGCGCGTCGGTTGCGGGAATCCCGCAACGGACAATACCTCTCTCATCCAACGTCCACTTCGAGTCAAGCGGCTTCGCCGCCGCGTCGTCGCGGCTCGGGATTAGTATGCTCCTCTTCCACGAATCTAGCGGCTCTTTGCGCAAGTCAACCTTCATCGCTGGTCGCATTCCTTCAGTCATGAGCCGTCATCCCTCTATTCCACACTGGGCGGTGGCGGACCGGGCCTTGGTCCTCGGTCATTGGTCGCCGGTCATCGGGCACCGTTCTCGGTCCTCACACTCGTTCTCCCGCCAATTGCCTGAGGTACGAGCTGTAGCTGCCCGGTCCCATGCTGTCAGCCAGCGAGAGAAGCTCCTTGCCTCCGATGAACCGCTGACGATACGCGACCTCTTCCGGACTGCATATCATCAAGCCCTGCCGCTCCTCGACCGCCTGCACGTACGTCGCGGCTTGGAGCAGAGATTCGTGGGTTCCGGCATCCAGCCAGGCAATGCCGCGGCCAAGGACCTCGACCCGCAGTTGTCCGCGCCGCAGGTACTCGCGGTTGAGGTCGGTTATCTCGAGTTCGCCGCGGGTGGAAGGCTCGAGGTCGCGGGCAATCTCCGACACGGCATTGTCGTAGAAATAGAGCCCGGGGATGGCGTAGCTCGACCGCGGCTTCGCCGGCTTTTCCTCCAGGCTCACCGCGATGCCGCGCTCGTCCAACTCGACTACCCCGTAGCGCTCAGGGTCGCGTACAACGTACGCGAACACAAGTGCGCCCTGCGTGAGCGCGGCAGCCTGCTCGAGCGAGGGCTTCAGCCCCTGACCGTAGAGCACGTTGTCGCCCAAGACCATGCCGACCGGCTGGTTATCAATGAAGTCCTCACCGA
This sequence is a window from bacterium. Protein-coding genes within it:
- the rfbA gene encoding glucose-1-phosphate thymidylyltransferase RfbA, giving the protein VSKQLLPVYNKPMVYYPLSVLMLAGIRNMLVISTPEDLPGYQRLLGDGCQWGVTFSYKAQPTPRGLADAFIIGEDFIDNQPVGMVLGDNVLYGQGLKPSLEQAAALTQGALVFAYVVRDPERYGVVELDERGIAVSLEEKPAKPRSSYAIPGLYFYDNAVSEIARDLEPSTRGELEITDLNREYLRRGQLRVEVLGRGIAWLDAGTHESLLQAATYVQAVEERQGLMICSPEEVAYRQRFIGGKELLSLADSMGPGSYSSYLRQLAGERV